ACGTCGCAGGCCAAAATCGCAGACTACCGTGAAAAGATCCAGCTCGTACAAGAGGCGCTAGAGCAGGACCCTGACAACGATGAGCTCAAGGCCCTGCAGGCTGACCTTCTGGAGGTCATCCAGCTCACCGAGGACCTCATCCAGTACAAGAGGCAGAATGAAGCCACGGCGATCTCCACCGCTGCGGCCGCCGAGGCGCCAGAGCCTGAGGAAGCGACGTCCGCAACAGGCGGGAATGCGCAATTTCTGGGTATGTCCGCCGCTGCAACCACACGGGGGTCATGCAATGCAGGGCGTATATGCGTAGTGCTCTACAATGGGAAGCAAAAGTTCGGGCAGATCATCCAGCTCTTGGGCGATTCGCCGAGCGACCAGGTTGTCATCCAGCTGGTGGGTTCGGGCGAGCAGTGCGCCCTGGCAGCCAAGGACCTCAAGCTCGTGGACGCGCCTGCGCCCGACCTTTGCAAGCCGGGTACCCTGGTCCAGGTGCTGTACTCCGAGGATGGGTAAGTATGCGCGTCAATTGGCAAACACGAATTGCTAGGCGATGGTACGACGCGGTGATTAACAGGGAGACCGAGACCGGATACGTCATCACGTACAAGGATTACAACATCTCCGAGGAGGTGGCGCGTGATTGGGTGCGGCTCAAGATCAGACAGGATGCCAAGTCcaaggaggtgaaggagataGTGACGCCCGCGGGATACCGAATCCCGGAGAATCTCATCATCAAACAGAACGACAACGAGAAGGAAAAGATgaggaagaagaagctCGTGCAAACCCTAAAGAAGCAGCAGAAGGCCGAAAGGATCGAGTCCGAGGCTAACCAGCGTGCCAACAGCTGGCGGAAGTTCCAGGAAAAGGTACGCTTTGCGCCGCTCGTAACAGCACCGTGCAGGCTGGCAGCAAGAACAAGAGCGGCTACATGACCGGCAAGCGCGAAGGCTCcatcttcagcagcacAGACCAGGACACATCGCTCAGCGCACCCAACATTTTGTACAACTCTTTCGTGCCTCGCAAAAAGTTCGACTTCAACGAACGGTTCTAGAGGGGCACACACCGCAACGCAGTCAATATATATATCGCAACACATTAAAGCACATGGCAGAGAGCGGGACGCAAAGCGCCGCTTTCAACGGCGTCAAGGGCGCCTGCCACATCAGCGATGGCTTTCTGTTCTTCGAGACGGAGAGCGGCAAGTTCAAGTGGTCCTTCTCGACGTGGATACGGTCTGAGAAGTCGAAGAAGGCCGCAAAGGTCAGGCTGACGTTCACCGAGGGCCCTCTTAAATTGACgccaggtaaaacaccgcCTCAATTACCCACCAGCACGCTCAGATGACGCGCACGCTGAAGCCCTGGAGAAGGCTGTGATCGTTGTGGACTTCGGTGACGACAGGGACGTTCTTGAACGCTTCTGCAGCCAAGTATCGCAAGAATCCGCGCCAGTTAAGGTGCCTAAGGTCGTTCCGGAGGTTCCGGAGGCGCCTCGCAAGGCACCTCAGGAGGTAGTGGCAACCGCGGCACCGGTGCTGCCAAAGGAGGACCACAAAAGCATAATCCACAGAAACAAGCAACGGCTTTTACAGGCCGGAGGAGACGTTGCCCAACTGTATCAGCAGTTGGTTGAGGCTGAGGAAGGCTCTGCGGAGGGCGTTGTGTCGCCGGACGACTTCTGGAGCCACCACAGCGTGGACCTTATCGCATCACTCGAGCAACCGGAGGCCCCGTCGCACCTAGACGGGTTCATCGCAATACCGCCAAGCAGCGAATTCGTGAATGGGCACAGGCTCTACCGGTACAATCCCGAGCTGGGCAGGGCGCTCCTGGCGGAAGACGAGACCATCCGAACGCTCCACCAAAAGTTCGTGCATGAGCGGCAATACCCCGCCGAAAGCTTCTGGAAACGCATACTGCAATCGCGTCACTTCTATCACATTATTGGGGAGAAGATTCCCGAAAACCAGGTGTTGTACGATGATATCAAGGGCGTACCGATCAAAAGCTTCGAGCAGCCTCAACCCGCTGTGGGCtcggtgctgcagcaggtcgaCCCGTTGAGCGATGTGATACGCGTGGACGACTTGACGAAGCGCAAGCCGTCTGCTTCGTCAGTCGCCAAAAGGTTTGGAGACCAGGTGGCGGTCGACTCCAAGCCGTCCATCGTCGACCGGTTCAACGCACATGCTGCCAAGATCATTGACGGGTGCAGCCGTCCAAGCATCCTGATGGACTGCAAGGTGGACCCGAAAACGCTGGAGGAACGGGGTGAGTCAGACTTGCGTGGTTGCGAACATGCGCGCGCAGCGGAAACCGAACGCAAGCGTAAAATCGCGGACGTTTACTTTCACGACCTATCGACGCAGTACGACCAAAGTACTGATGACATGTGCATCATACAGGGGCTGAACATGCCCGGTTACGCCAGCAGCCGGTCGAACTCCTTCGACGAGCAACGGGGCGACCACAGGGAGCCCGTTAAGAAAATCGCCTTCAAGATGCGCACCAACGCGGACATGGCGCGCGAGATCAGCCAATCCGTCGAGGAAATGCGGCGGTTCGACATAATAAAGTATATCCGGCGGCCGATGAACGACGACACCGCCAGCAGGCGCATGTTCATCCTCAACACCAAGCTCTGCCAGTCGGAAAAGATCACCCAAACGGTGCCTCGTAAGTCAACCCCGCCACTTCCTTTAACCACCGCTCAGTGGAGTACGACGACACGACCGTGAACAGGATGCGCCAGTACCAGATGAGCATCATGGAGATTCTGCAACTCTACTACAAGACCCTGCTGCCCGAGGAGCAGAAGCGGCTGAAGCTGCTCATTGCGATTCGGCAGCTGAAGGGTAAGCTGGAGGGCCAGCAGGAGTTCGGCATTTCTGCCTACGCCGCGAAGCCGCTCCAGACGGGCCTCATGAACCAGATCACTGCGGTGGAGGTCTATGATACAAAATTGAAAGCGTTCGTCGCGGACCTCAGGAACcaggcgcagcagcgcatAGTTAAGCCTAAGTGAGCGGTTCACATGCCGGGCGTGTTGCCGCTGAGCACCAGGTGCGATGACTTTGACTCCGCCTGATGGGTGAGTAGCGCCTTCATGGTGGGCAGCCCCTCCAGCGGGTTGAGCTTCGACATACGCTCTGAAACACTGTAAATTACAAATGCGCAAAACTCACCGCGTTCTATCCGCTTGATCTTACGCTCCTGCTTGTTCAGTCCCGGTTTCTTCCCGTGGAAGCTCCAGGATATCTGTCGGAACGCCTCCTTGGGCGACAGTCGGCGGCCGTACTCGTCCAGATAGTGCAGCGTGATGTCCTTTCCCACCTCCGACAGATCCTTCTTATCCTCGATGATGTCGCCCTTCTCCTTCAGGTATGccagcgccgccgctaTACCCGAGGTCATCGGGGCGCTGTTGTCGACGCTGCCGTCGGGGTACTCCACCGTGTCGTCAGCGTCATCGTCGGCTGCCTCTGCACCCGACGCTTTAGAGCCGCGCTGGCTGGCACGCTGAACTGTGATCTCCTCCTCGTACTGCCTGGGCTTAACTGCTTTTATGAGCTCGGACGTGGCGTTGATCTGGAGCCCGGGTGCGTCGGCGACGACCGCCCCCGTGTCTATAACGCTGGTGCGTACTGCGGTCTCCGCAACTTGCCCAGGTTCCTCGGTTTTGACCGTGGAAAGAATGCGATTGCGATGTTTAGACAGCTGGGCGTAGAGGTGGTCgcactcctccacatcgtcCATGTCCAGCGTCACGCGCTTCACGATCTGCGACGGAGCAACTTCATccgccgctgctggactATCCGCTTGTGCCGAACTTCTGGCGTTTGTGGAACCGGAACTGAAAACCTTGTCCCAGTTCACCGGACGATGGCGATTCTTTAACAGATCcttcttgcgctgcagcccgcCGAAGTCAAAACTCTCCTCGGTAGGCTGTGTCAACATCGTGGCGGCCTTCTTGGGAGCCGGTTCCACGCCGCTGTCCAAATCCACGTAGAACCCTCGCTTGCCTCCCGCCAGGTTGGAAAGCGTGGACCCCTGGTACTCCTCCACCGCCCGGTCGTACTTGCGCAGGATGTCTGTCTTCCCGTCAGcgtcttcctcctcctcgtagGGGTTGTACTCCGCAGTTTctccgccggcgccgcgacTACCGCCCTTGAGGTTAACGCCGCCGCGCTTGGCGAGCTCGGGGTTTTCCAAAAAGTTCACCTCCGCGACACCCGCCGACTCGGCCTCCAGCACGCCCACATCGGCCAGCGTGAGCACAACCTCCTTGCCGGAATCCAACGGCAGCTCGTCGACTTTGTGCAGTACCTTCAGCTTGGCGCCGCTCTTGACTGCTGAAGCCGTCCGCTTCGGCGGCGCGGCCGGCGCGACGGGCtcctcctcttcgtcgtcgctgtAGTTCAGCGTGCCCATACGtttgcggcggtggatcgcGGCCATTCGGCGTGACCACGCCTCCACATCGAGCGAGCTGTAGGCGCCGTCTACCGCCCCGGCTTCGCCATCGACACCCGGTGGCGCCAAGTCATCGCTCTTCGCCAACAGGTCGGCGATTCCGCCGCCTTCGATCAGGCGCTTGCGCGCCGCTACGCTCTCATCTATTTCGTCGTTGTCTACCGCCTTGGTTTCCGGCGCCTTGGCGGCACTCCCCTCCGCGGCTGGAGTGGAATCACGCACCGCCAGCGGCTTCAGACCCAGCTTCAGCCGGATCGCGTTCGTCTCCTCTATGGAGCAGGACAGCGCGCCATCGCCCCCGGGGAGCTCCATTTTTTTATGTGCGATTTACATTACTGTGCTATTGCCTCGCTCGTGGTGCGCGCGCCCTCGGCAAGGGTCTACGGTCACACACTTCGCGCAACCAACGACGCAGTTTGGATTCCGAATGCACTACTATAGCGGCTAAATATCGCGTGCCCACAGGCAAGGTGATTTCATGCAGGGAATCAACGAGAATCCACGGCACTGCGCGATCGAGTGGTTGCGCCAAAAAAAGCTATGCACGCAGGAAGGCGCTCGAGTAACACCGCATTTGTATCCTATCTCTATGTATAAGTGAGCACCCGCTTCGTCCGAAGTCGGTCGCTGTGCTCCGTTGAGTGCTATGTCTGTTTGGACATACACAGCAACGGCGTTAAGCGCCGTGCATTTCGCTGTCCTAAGCCTCATACTGATAACATACAGCGCGGATACTGCCCGCAGCATCCCGCAGATTCAGGAGCGAATCGTGCGCAGGTGGCAGAGTGCGCCCGTATTATTCTTGTTGACATCTACCCTACAGGCAGGTCGCGAGCGGAAGACGCCGCACACCTTAGGCGCTCGCAATCCCCAACGACACTCAGGCACTGGCGATGTTTAAAGACACACGACGTTCAAATGGCGCTTAATTCCGAAGAAGGGCGGCCCGCAGTAGGGGAGCAGGAAGACTCGGGCCTGCACGGGGACAGCCGCGCTGGAGTCGTCGCAGGGGCCCCTGCGGTGGACGGCAGCGGCCTTTCAAGCGAATCGATGGGCGAGCAAATAGCGGCGAGCTCGCGGGAGCAGCCCGCGAAATCTGCGACGAGATGGGAGGACGCTGTGTTGGCGACGCAGACAGCCGTCACTGAGCACCTGGAGAGCTTCAAAGTGAAGGCGGAAACGCCGATACCCGCCAGCACGATGCCGTGCATTTTGGACGAGAacaccaaggtggtggGCGAGACGCAAGAGGGCCAGCAGGGTCCGGCGGGACAGGGCCCGGGTGCGGTGCTGTTCGACTCGTACTACCAGCTGCCGCCGAAGGAGCTAATCGCGTTAGCGGCTTCTGCCACGAGGTCGTGCAGCCTCTTCTCGTTCAGGAAGGATGAGAGGCGCTCGGCACGTCGCGCCAAGGCGGATGATCCGAGGTCTAAGAATAGGTACGTCGCGAGCGCTCCTAGTCACACGAGAGCAGCGTTGGCCACGAGGACGGGCGCCATGGCAACCTCATTCCGTACGAACCGCTCTTGGAGCCCATGAACATACCCGGTCACGATCAGCCCCTGGAGCCGGAGAACGGGCACGGGAAAC
This genomic stretch from Babesia bigemina genome assembly Bbig001, chromosome : III harbors:
- a CDS encoding SART-1 family protein, putative, whose amino-acid sequence is MELPGGDGALSCSIEETNAIRLKLGLKPLAVRDSTPAAEGSAAKAPETKAVDNDEIDESVAARKRLIEGGGIADLLAKSDDLAPPGVDGEAGAVDGAYSSLDVEAWSRRMAAIHRRKRMGTLNYSDDEEEEPVAPAAPPKRTASAVKSGAKLKVLHKVDELPLDSGKEVVLTLADVGVLEAESAGVAEVNFLENPELAKRGGVNLKGGSRGAGGETAEYNPYEEEEDADGKTDILRKYDRAVEEYQGSTLSNLAGGKRGFYVDLDSGVEPAPKKAATMLTQPTEESFDFGGLQRKKDLLKNRHRPVNWDKVFSSGSTNARSSAQADSPAAADEVAPSQIVKRVTLDMDDVEECDHLYAQLSKHRNRILSTVKTEEPGQVAETAVRTSVIDTGAVVADAPGLQINATSELIKAVKPRQYEEEITVQRASQRGSKASGAEAADDDADDTVEYPDGSVDNSAPMTSGIAAALAYLKEKGDIIEDKKDLSEVGKDITLHYLDEYGRRLSPKEAFRQISWSFHGKKPGLNKQERKIKRIERGEFCAFVIYSVSERMSKLNPLEGLPTMKALLTHQAESKSSHLVLSGNTPGM